The following proteins are encoded in a genomic region of Pirellulales bacterium:
- a CDS encoding DUF3488 and transglutaminase-like domain-containing protein: MEFWRQNRLRIAATSVAGGPRKSPLSVERLLQINIAMLVPLGTMMLGMGDRGMPLAAAVLIASLASMFLTDRWGWIRLNRLVANVIALAATVVSVSQFVHVASGEQLLAIANLLVYLQVVLLFQQKTVRRHWQLLVLSGLEVVVATAINLSLLFGVLLVMYLFVALAALGLIFILRETERYSRRTAAAEQRSRSATNGDSTQARLRWPLRREIEIIAARPPDLPRQILGAGILWRTAGIGGGTLIVATICFLFLPRFGKALTDATGQQATVGYNPTVKLGDLGPLLEDPEIVMQVEFRNAAGDLITPTSPPLLRGSLVNHYQQGEWKLVGADVQPRDPDSGAVVRLRSAPAGPELVRERITIQPMRQSVLFGVYPPYQSEAPKSRRYVRYDPNRQQLIRTGRDVLSQEFEYEVLTTGLSQNHQSRVVPKLLPREHEMDDLLQLPDNPPPRSGTPSPENRRGLSPFVESSEQKGTVPLSSGGSPIGAKRDQLTGLRAFAAQKVREFKIGADDHYAAARLLERVLALPPFEYSLARPPAEPGADPIEDFVTRNPRGHCEYFASALTLMLRSLGIPSRMVIGYRSGDWNQIGSYYDVRQLHAHAWVEAYLDANQIKNVPENERPAGVSLDDGAWLVLDPTPAAQANEAFAPGSFMSSIAGLSDYIQVLWNTYVVGLNSERQDKAIYQPVAEFGRALQKLATDPPQAIGDLFRHLRHWLFGGGDGSDGGLDWYVLAAMVVLAVAAWLVYRLTRLVARATFRQLKRRRAASAARSRVEFYRRFEVLLARHGIRRAAGQTQLELAHYAAARLTASLGPRRAAALPAHLVAAFYRVRFGHATLNASEALAVEQLLSQLSQGLGTTR, encoded by the coding sequence ATGGAATTCTGGCGACAAAACCGCCTGCGAATAGCCGCGACCTCGGTCGCCGGCGGTCCGCGCAAATCCCCGCTCAGCGTCGAACGGCTGTTGCAGATCAACATCGCCATGCTCGTGCCGCTCGGGACGATGATGCTCGGCATGGGCGATCGTGGAATGCCGCTCGCCGCCGCGGTCCTCATCGCCTCCCTCGCCTCGATGTTTCTGACCGATCGATGGGGCTGGATTCGGTTGAATCGCCTGGTGGCCAACGTGATCGCCCTCGCGGCCACGGTCGTCTCGGTATCCCAGTTCGTCCACGTCGCTAGCGGAGAACAGCTCCTCGCGATCGCGAACTTGCTCGTCTATTTGCAAGTCGTCCTGCTATTTCAGCAAAAGACGGTTCGACGCCACTGGCAGTTGCTCGTGCTGAGCGGATTGGAAGTGGTCGTGGCGACGGCGATCAATCTGAGCCTGCTCTTTGGCGTGCTCTTGGTGATGTATTTATTCGTGGCACTGGCCGCGCTGGGGCTGATCTTTATTCTGCGTGAGACGGAGCGTTACTCGCGGCGCACCGCGGCCGCAGAGCAAAGGTCGCGCTCCGCCACCAACGGCGATTCCACTCAAGCAAGATTGCGCTGGCCACTGCGCCGAGAAATCGAGATCATCGCCGCGCGGCCGCCGGACCTGCCGCGACAAATCCTCGGCGCGGGCATCCTGTGGCGCACGGCCGGCATCGGCGGCGGCACGCTGATCGTCGCCACGATCTGCTTCCTGTTCCTGCCGCGATTCGGCAAGGCGCTCACCGATGCGACCGGCCAGCAGGCGACGGTCGGTTACAATCCGACCGTGAAGCTCGGCGATCTGGGGCCGCTGCTCGAGGACCCCGAAATCGTGATGCAGGTCGAGTTCCGCAATGCCGCCGGCGATTTGATTACGCCGACTAGCCCGCCCCTGCTCCGCGGTTCGCTCGTGAACCATTACCAACAGGGGGAGTGGAAGCTCGTCGGGGCCGATGTGCAGCCGCGCGACCCCGATTCCGGGGCCGTGGTTCGGCTCAGGTCGGCTCCGGCCGGGCCGGAGCTGGTCCGCGAGCGAATCACGATTCAGCCGATGCGCCAATCGGTTTTGTTCGGCGTCTACCCGCCCTACCAATCCGAGGCGCCGAAGTCGCGGCGCTATGTGCGATACGATCCAAATCGCCAGCAACTCATTCGCACCGGGCGCGATGTGCTCTCGCAGGAATTCGAATACGAAGTGCTCACCACGGGACTGTCGCAAAACCATCAATCGCGGGTCGTCCCAAAACTGCTGCCGCGCGAGCATGAAATGGACGACCTGTTGCAGCTCCCCGATAATCCGCCGCCGCGAAGCGGGACTCCGTCGCCCGAGAACCGCCGGGGATTGTCCCCTTTTGTGGAGTCTTCGGAACAAAAGGGGACTGTCCCCCTCTCCTCAGGCGGTTCTCCGATAGGCGCTAAGCGCGACCAACTCACCGGGCTGCGTGCGTTCGCGGCGCAAAAGGTGCGCGAGTTCAAAATCGGGGCCGATGATCATTACGCCGCGGCCCGCCTGCTCGAGCGGGTTCTCGCGCTGCCGCCGTTCGAATACTCGCTCGCCCGCCCGCCGGCCGAGCCGGGCGCCGATCCTATCGAGGATTTCGTCACCCGTAATCCGCGCGGGCATTGCGAGTATTTCGCGAGCGCCCTGACGCTCATGCTTCGCAGCCTTGGCATCCCTTCCCGCATGGTGATCGGTTATCGCAGCGGCGACTGGAACCAGATCGGCTCGTATTACGACGTGCGGCAATTGCACGCTCATGCCTGGGTCGAGGCCTACCTGGATGCGAACCAGATCAAGAACGTGCCGGAAAACGAGCGGCCCGCCGGGGTCTCGCTCGACGACGGCGCCTGGCTGGTTCTCGATCCGACGCCGGCGGCGCAAGCCAATGAGGCCTTCGCCCCGGGTTCGTTCATGTCGTCGATCGCCGGTCTGTCGGACTATATACAGGTGCTTTGGAACACCTACGTCGTCGGGCTCAATTCCGAGCGGCAAGACAAGGCGATTTATCAGCCGGTCGCGGAGTTTGGCCGCGCGCTCCAAAAGCTGGCGACGGATCCACCGCAAGCGATCGGCGATTTATTCCGGCATCTGCGGCACTGGCTGTTCGGCGGCGGCGACGGCTCGGATGGTGGGCTGGATTGGTATGTGCTGGCCGCGATGGTCGTTCTGGCGGTCGCGGCGTGGCTCGTCTATCGGCTGACGCGGCTCGTCGCGCGAGCTACATTCCGCCAGCTCAAGCGCCGCCGTGCCGCCTCGGCCGCCCGCAGTCGAGTCGAGTTCTATCGCCGCTTCGAAGTGCTCTTGGCGCGGCACGGAATCCGCCGCGCCGCCGGTCAGACCCAGCTTGAATTGGCCCATTACGCCGCCGCGCGATTGACGGCGTCGCTCGGCCCGCGCCGCGCCGCGGCCCTCCCCGCGCACCTCGTCGCCGCGTTCTACCGCGTCCGCTTCGGCCACGCCACCCTGAACGCCTCCGAAGCTCTCGCAGTCGAACAGCTACTGAGTCAACTCAGTCAGGGGCTGGGGACAACGCGATGA
- a CDS encoding DUF933 domain-containing protein — protein sequence MKIGLIGYQGSGKSTLFEWLTGVKPDPALAHASQSAMATVPEPRVEPLCQVYHPKKVTLAALELVDTPGLSRTHEGNAARLGLIREAGCLVLVVAGYAGGNPLADLVAFDEDFLLADMEIVGGRIERLKESLKKPHPKAEREHEQNELAALEPLLTKLEAGQHLNQSEMTDEQLKATSSFRLLTQKPKLVVVNLADDDSPDRFAEKNARGLSPHSPSPSGEGRAEGAEPGGLSPFSQRAPSPDGREKKGTVPLSAGGSQSSPSSSTGEGRPAVSLSKGGEGASVLKTLSGVPLVAIPLGLEVELARMTPEDRAEFEREMGVGHGDRDSLLRTILNVSGQMLYFTAGDKEVRTWMLRQGGTALEAADNIHSDLARGFIRAEVMQCADLIRLGSEREIKAHNLMRQEPKDYVIRDGDILHIRFSV from the coding sequence ATGAAAATCGGTCTCATTGGTTATCAAGGTTCCGGCAAGAGCACGCTCTTCGAATGGCTTACCGGCGTGAAGCCCGATCCGGCGCTGGCCCATGCCTCGCAAAGCGCGATGGCCACGGTCCCCGAGCCGCGCGTCGAGCCGCTGTGCCAGGTCTACCATCCCAAGAAGGTCACGCTCGCGGCCCTCGAATTGGTCGACACCCCCGGCCTGAGCCGCACGCACGAGGGCAACGCCGCCCGCCTCGGACTGATCCGCGAGGCCGGCTGCCTGGTGCTAGTCGTCGCTGGATACGCGGGCGGCAATCCGCTGGCCGATCTGGTCGCGTTCGATGAAGATTTCCTCCTGGCCGACATGGAGATCGTCGGCGGCCGGATCGAGCGGCTCAAGGAATCGCTAAAAAAGCCCCATCCCAAGGCCGAGCGCGAGCACGAGCAAAACGAGCTGGCCGCCCTCGAGCCGCTGCTAACCAAATTGGAGGCCGGCCAGCATCTCAATCAATCGGAGATGACCGACGAGCAGCTCAAAGCCACCAGCAGCTTCCGACTGCTCACGCAAAAGCCGAAGCTCGTTGTCGTGAACCTGGCCGACGACGATTCCCCCGACCGCTTCGCCGAAAAAAACGCCAGGGGACTGTCGCCGCATTCTCCCTCTCCTTCGGGAGAGGGCCGAGCTGAGGGTGCCGAGCCCGGGGGACTGTCCCCTTTTTCGCAGCGGGCACCATCGCCAGATGGTCGGGAGAAAAAGGGGACTGTCCCCCTCTCCGCCGGCGGTTCCCAATCTTCTCCCTCTTCCTCGACGGGAGAGGGCCGCCCTGCCGTGAGCTTGTCGAAAGGGGGTGAGGGCGCCTCCGTCCTAAAAACTCTCTCCGGCGTCCCTCTCGTCGCCATCCCCCTCGGCCTGGAAGTTGAACTCGCCCGGATGACGCCCGAGGATCGGGCCGAATTCGAGCGCGAAATGGGGGTCGGCCACGGCGACCGCGACAGCCTCCTCCGCACGATCCTGAACGTCTCCGGCCAGATGCTCTATTTCACGGCCGGGGATAAAGAGGTCCGCACCTGGATGCTCCGCCAAGGGGGCACGGCCCTGGAAGCGGCCGACAACATCCACAGCGACCTGGCCCGCGGCTTCATCCGCGCCGAAGTGATGCAGTGCGCCGACCTGATCCGCCTTGGCAGCGAGCGCGAGATCAAAGCCCACAACCTCATGCGCCAAGAGCCGAAAGACTACGTCATCCGCGACGGCGACATCCTCCACATCCGCTTCAGCGTGTGA
- a CDS encoding four helix bundle protein, translating into MSDENSVRCYQQLQVWQLAMDVAEETYRLTSPFPKHELYGLCSQMQRAAVSIPSNIAEGHARDSTREFLHHISITFGSIAELETQLLLSNRLDYLAKPKLDEVMPQIDRVGRMLGGLQRSLKAKL; encoded by the coding sequence ATGAGCGATGAAAACTCGGTCCGGTGTTATCAGCAGTTGCAGGTTTGGCAGTTGGCTATGGACGTTGCCGAGGAAACCTATCGTCTGACGTCCCCATTTCCGAAGCACGAGCTGTATGGGCTTTGCAGTCAAATGCAGCGTGCGGCCGTTTCAATACCTTCGAACATTGCCGAGGGCCATGCGCGCGATTCGACGCGCGAATTCTTGCACCACATTTCCATCACTTTCGGCTCAATCGCCGAGCTTGAGACACAGCTTCTGCTGTCAAACCGCCTCGATTATCTCGCCAAGCCAAAACTCGACGAGGTCATGCCGCAAATCGATCGCGTCGGCCGAATGCTCGGCGGTCTACAGCGCTCCCTCAAAGCGAAGCTTTGA